In the Dioscorea cayenensis subsp. rotundata cultivar TDr96_F1 unplaced genomic scaffold, TDr96_F1_v2_PseudoChromosome.rev07_lg8_w22 25.fasta BLBR01001667.1, whole genome shotgun sequence genome, one interval contains:
- the LOC120256833 gene encoding E3 ubiquitin-protein ligase RGLG3 yields MAGRNQNKNRPSFIADNFNSLDEVISSLRESGLESSNLILGVDFTKSNEWSGRYSFRRKSLHAIGDVPNPYEQAISIIGRTLSPFDEDNLIPCFGFGDASTRDQYVFSFYPDQRACRGFEEALSRYRVIAPLLNLSGPTSFAPLIHASIDIVERSNWQYHVLVIIADGQVTRNPDVPRGALSPQERATVNAIVYASHCPLSIIMVGVGDGPWDAMQQFDDCIPERTFDNFQFVNFTKIMSANTEMRKKEAAFALAALMEVPFQYRATQGLKHLEKHMEKNYISNILPPPPKVTEHDNNVATAFSQTSSKSVSEDAPTEQVCAICLSNPKDMAFGCGHQTCKECGATLSTCPICRAPITIRIRLYS; encoded by the exons ATGGCtggaagaaatcaaaacaagaacCGGCCCAGTTTTATAGCAGATAATTTCAATTCACTAGATGAG GTAATCTCTTCGCTGAGAGAATCAGGCCTTGAGTCATCGAATCTAATTCTTGGCGTCGATTTCACAAAGAGCAATGAATGGTCAG GTAGATATTCTTTTAGGAGAAAATCATTGCATGCTATCGGTGACGTACCTAACCCTTATGAACAAGCCATATCTATAATTGGGCGCACATTGTCGCCTTTTGATGAGGATAATTTGATACCTTGTTTTGGATTCGGTGATG CTTCTACACGTGATCAGTACGTCTTCAGCTTTTACCCTGATCAACGTGCTTGCCGTGGTTTTGAGGAGGCTCTCTCTCGTTATAGAGTGATTGCCCCACTTTTGAATCTATCCG GTCCAACCTCATTTGCGCCTTTAATTCATGCATCTATCGACATAGTTGAAAGGAGTAATTGGCAATATCATGTCCTTGTCATTATTGCTGATGGACAG GTTACAAGGAACCCAGATGTACCACGAGGAGCGCTAAGTCCTCAGGAGCGTGCAACCGTAAATGCTATTGTGTATGCCAG tCACTGTCCTCTATCAATCATCATGGTGGGTGTTGGCGACGGACCGTGGGATGCCATGCAACAGTTTGATGATTGTATACCTGAGCGGACATTTGATAACTTTCAG TTTGTGAACTTCACAAAAATAATGTCTGCAAACACGgaaatgagaaagaaagaggCTGCCTTTGCACTCGCCGCACTTATGGAAGTACCATTTCAATATAGAGCCACACAAGGCCTCAAGCACCTCGA GAAacatatggaaaaaaattatatatcgaACATCCTCCCACCGCCGCCCAAAGTGACGGAACATGATAATAATGTAGCAACAGCATTTTCACAAACAAGTTCAAAGTCAGTTAGTGAGGATGCACCAACAGAGCAG GTATGCGCAATATGCTTATCAAACCCGAAGGATATGGCATTTGGTTGTGGTCATCAA ACTTGCAAGGAATGTGGTGCAACTTTATCAACATGCCCTATTTGCCGTGCACCCATCACCATAAGGATAAGACTTTATTCTTGA